In Coregonus clupeaformis isolate EN_2021a unplaced genomic scaffold, ASM2061545v1 scaf0620, whole genome shotgun sequence, the following are encoded in one genomic region:
- the LOC121560559 gene encoding zinc finger protein 271 isoform X1, with protein sequence MKGKSGDAASGIQPQILTTLSWLSGFIKHKETESNYPKAEEMDTPEDLQEDNLIEQEHFHSSNNEKQDGHLAVRRNVILERTKFNQRQQEAGETADDFITALHCLSEHCSYGALLSEMIRDRLVAGLRDRRLSKQLQMDPELTLDKAVTRIRQTELVEKQQDLLEHTFKAASSVANVDSVLSYSKHPCPANVQCQSEKKNQNSERPQQPQTTQDNAEEPLDTDDFIEDFSPGGEKPHYCAYCGRSFQKVRDLIRHQRTHTGEKPHHCPDCDRSFARLDKLKLHKRTHTGEKPHHCPDCDRSFARLDKLKIHQEIHIGVKPHRCPDCDRSFARLDKLKSHQKIHAKDKRIFHSSDCVKSFVLLEKLEKHQLENTFKATSSAANVDRVLTQQKTFNKVKESKRQQSKIRARAPGKGTPSHSKTMQEKEEEPLDTDDSDEWIDGFSPGGEKPHYCFDCGKSFRKVGDLIRHQRTHTGEKPHHCPVCDRSFARLDKLKLHQEIHTGVKPHHCPDCEKSFARLDKLKLHQKTHMKEECNFHCSDCVKSFVRLKQLEKHQLRHKKSVERHTTHLSKRKTFLCTICGKECRNMKIHMRVHTGETPYHCTECGKSFSYTQSYQRHILTHNTSGERATYPCLECGKTFTRRDGMARHMRRIHTGERNHQCRDCGKLFFKKGTLKRHMLVHTGEKPYQCSVCGQPFSQDGDRKRHEKRHYSGVSDFLNL encoded by the coding sequence GCAGAGGAGATGGACACCCCAGAAGACCTGCAAGAAGACAACCTGATCGAGCAGGAACATTTCCACAGTTCTAATAATGAGAAGCAAGATGGACATTTGGCAGTTAGGAGGAATGTAATATTAGAACGAACTAAATTCAAccaaagacaacaagaagcaggaGAGACAGCTGATGATTTTATCACTGCACTTCATTGTTTGTCAGAACATTGCAGTTATGGAGCTCTGCTCAGTGAGATGATAAGAGACAGACTAGTTGCAGGCTTACGTGACAGAAGACTGTCCAAGCAATTACAAATGGACCCAGAACTAACACTGGATAAAGCTGTCACACGCATTCGTCAAACTGAACTTGTGGAAAAGCAACAGGACCTGCTGGAGCATACCTTCAAAGCTGCCAGCAGCGTGGCAAATGTAGACAGTGTGCTTTCATATAGCAAACATCCATGCCCAGCCAATGTCCAGTGCCAATCAGAGAAGAAGAATCAAAACTCAGAAAGACCACAACAACCCCAAACAACGCAGGACAATGCAGAAGAGCCCCTAGATACTGATGACTTCATTGAGGATTTCAGTCCTGGAGGAGAAAAGCCTCACTACTGCGCCTACTGCGGTAGGAGCTTTCAAAAAGTGAGGGATCTTATAAGACACCAGCGAACACAtactggagagaagcctcaccACTGCCCTGATTGCGACAGAAGTTTTGCTAGATTAGATAAGCTTAAATTACACAAGCGAACACAtactggagagaagcctcaccACTGCCCTGATTGCGACAGAAGTTTTGCTCGATTAGATAAGCTAAAGATCCACCAAGAAATACATATAGGAGTGAAACCTCACCGCTGCCCTGATTGCGACAGAAGTTTTGCTCGATTAGATAAGCTTAAGTCACACCAAAAAATACATGCGAAAGACAAACGTATTTTTCATTCCTCTGACTGTGTGAAAAGCTTTGTCCTTTTGGAGAAGCTTGAAAAACACCAGCTGGAGAATACCTTCAAAGCCACCAGCAGTGCAGCCAATGTAGACCGTGTGCTCACACAGCAGAAAACATTCAACAAAGTCAAAGAGAGTAAAAGGCAGCAGAGTAAAATACGAGCTAGAGCTCCAGGAAAGGGAACACCATCACATAGCAAAACAATgcaggagaaggaagaggagccCCTAGATACTGATGACTCTGATGAGTGGATCGACGGTTTCAGTCCTGGAGGAGAGAAGCCTCACTACTGCTTTGACTGCGGTAAGAGCTTTAGAAAAGTAGGGGATCTTATAAGACACCAGCGaacacatacaggagagaagcctcaccaCTGCCCTGTTTGTGACAGAAGTTTCGCTAGATTAGATAAACTAAAATTACACCAAGAAATACATACAGGAGTAAAGCCTCACCACTGCCCTGATTGTGAGAAAAGTTTTGCTCGATTAGATAAGCTTAAATTGCACCAAAAAACACATATGAAGGAGGAATGTAAtttccactgctctgactgtgtgaaaAGCTTTGTCCGATTGAAGCAGCTTGAAAAACATCAGCTAAGACACAAGAAAAGTGTTGAAAGACACACAACACATTTGAGCAAAAGAAAAACATTTCTCTGCACAATATGCGGGAAGGAGTGTCGCAACATGAAAATACACATGCGAGTACACACTGGAGAGACACCGTATCACTGCACTGAATGCGGGAAGAGTTTTTCATATACACAATCGTATCAAAGACATATACTAACACATAATACCTCTGGAGAAAGAGCAACCTATCCTTGTTTGGAATGTGGAAAGACTTTTACTCGCAGAGATGGCATGGCGAGACACATGAGGAGGATTCATACTGGAGAGAGAAATCATCAGTGCAGAGACTGTGGAAAACTATTCTTTAAAAAAGGTACACTGAAGAGACACATGCTagttcacactggagagaaaccataCCAGTGCTCTGTCTGTGGGCAACCCTTCTCCCAAGATGGAGACAGAAAACGTCACGAGAAGAGGCACTACTCTGGTGTCTCAGATTTCCTCAATCTATAA
- the LOC121560559 gene encoding zinc finger protein 271 isoform X2, whose product MKGKSGDAASGIQPQILTTLSWLSGFIKHKETESNYPKAEEMDTPEDLQEDNLIEQEHFHSSNNEKQDGHLAVRRNVILERTKFNQRQQEAGETADDFITALHCLSEHCSYGALLSEMIRDRLVAGLRDRRLSKQLQMDPELTLDKAVTRIRQTELVEKQQDLLEHTFKAASSVANVDSVLSYSKHPCPANVQCQSEKKNQNSERPQQPQTTQDNAEEPLDTDDFIEDFSPGGEKPHYCAYCGRSFQKVRDLIRHQRTHTGEKPHHCPDCDRSFARLDKLKIHQEIHIGVKPHRCPDCDRSFARLDKLKSHQKIHAKDKRIFHSSDCVKSFVLLEKLEKHQLENTFKATSSAANVDRVLTQQKTFNKVKESKRQQSKIRARAPGKGTPSHSKTMQEKEEEPLDTDDSDEWIDGFSPGGEKPHYCFDCGKSFRKVGDLIRHQRTHTGEKPHHCPVCDRSFARLDKLKLHQEIHTGVKPHHCPDCEKSFARLDKLKLHQKTHMKEECNFHCSDCVKSFVRLKQLEKHQLRHKKSVERHTTHLSKRKTFLCTICGKECRNMKIHMRVHTGETPYHCTECGKSFSYTQSYQRHILTHNTSGERATYPCLECGKTFTRRDGMARHMRRIHTGERNHQCRDCGKLFFKKGTLKRHMLVHTGEKPYQCSVCGQPFSQDGDRKRHEKRHYSGVSDFLNL is encoded by the exons GCAGAGGAGATGGACACCCCAGAAGACCTGCAAGAAGACAACCTGATCGAGCAGGAACATTTCCACAGTTCTAATAATGAGAAGCAAGATGGACATTTGGCAGTTAGGAGGAATGTAATATTAGAACGAACTAAATTCAAccaaagacaacaagaagcaggaGAGACAGCTGATGATTTTATCACTGCACTTCATTGTTTGTCAGAACATTGCAGTTATGGAGCTCTGCTCAGTGAGATGATAAGAGACAGACTAGTTGCAGGCTTACGTGACAGAAGACTGTCCAAGCAATTACAAATGGACCCAGAACTAACACTGGATAAAGCTGTCACACGCATTCGTCAAACTGAACTTGTGGAAAAGCAACAGGACCTGCTGGAGCATACCTTCAAAGCTGCCAGCAGCGTGGCAAATGTAGACAGTGTGCTTTCATATAGCAAACATCCATGCCCAGCCAATGTCCAGTGCCAATCAGAGAAGAAGAATCAAAACTCAGAAAGACCACAACAACCCCAAACAACGCAGGACAATGCAGAAGAGCCCCTAGATACTGATGACTTCATTGAGGATTTCAGTCCTGGAGGAGAAAAGCCTCACTACTGCGCCTACTGCGGTAGGAGCTTTCAAAAAGTGAGGGATCTTATAAGACACCAGCGAACAC AtactggagagaagcctcaccACTGCCCTGATTGCGACAGAAGTTTTGCTCGATTAGATAAGCTAAAGATCCACCAAGAAATACATATAGGAGTGAAACCTCACCGCTGCCCTGATTGCGACAGAAGTTTTGCTCGATTAGATAAGCTTAAGTCACACCAAAAAATACATGCGAAAGACAAACGTATTTTTCATTCCTCTGACTGTGTGAAAAGCTTTGTCCTTTTGGAGAAGCTTGAAAAACACCAGCTGGAGAATACCTTCAAAGCCACCAGCAGTGCAGCCAATGTAGACCGTGTGCTCACACAGCAGAAAACATTCAACAAAGTCAAAGAGAGTAAAAGGCAGCAGAGTAAAATACGAGCTAGAGCTCCAGGAAAGGGAACACCATCACATAGCAAAACAATgcaggagaaggaagaggagccCCTAGATACTGATGACTCTGATGAGTGGATCGACGGTTTCAGTCCTGGAGGAGAGAAGCCTCACTACTGCTTTGACTGCGGTAAGAGCTTTAGAAAAGTAGGGGATCTTATAAGACACCAGCGaacacatacaggagagaagcctcaccaCTGCCCTGTTTGTGACAGAAGTTTCGCTAGATTAGATAAACTAAAATTACACCAAGAAATACATACAGGAGTAAAGCCTCACCACTGCCCTGATTGTGAGAAAAGTTTTGCTCGATTAGATAAGCTTAAATTGCACCAAAAAACACATATGAAGGAGGAATGTAAtttccactgctctgactgtgtgaaaAGCTTTGTCCGATTGAAGCAGCTTGAAAAACATCAGCTAAGACACAAGAAAAGTGTTGAAAGACACACAACACATTTGAGCAAAAGAAAAACATTTCTCTGCACAATATGCGGGAAGGAGTGTCGCAACATGAAAATACACATGCGAGTACACACTGGAGAGACACCGTATCACTGCACTGAATGCGGGAAGAGTTTTTCATATACACAATCGTATCAAAGACATATACTAACACATAATACCTCTGGAGAAAGAGCAACCTATCCTTGTTTGGAATGTGGAAAGACTTTTACTCGCAGAGATGGCATGGCGAGACACATGAGGAGGATTCATACTGGAGAGAGAAATCATCAGTGCAGAGACTGTGGAAAACTATTCTTTAAAAAAGGTACACTGAAGAGACACATGCTagttcacactggagagaaaccataCCAGTGCTCTGTCTGTGGGCAACCCTTCTCCCAAGATGGAGACAGAAAACGTCACGAGAAGAGGCACTACTCTGGTGTCTCAGATTTCCTCAATCTATAA